The following coding sequences are from one Pedosphaera parvula Ellin514 window:
- a CDS encoding tetratricopeptide repeat protein yields MRFLTFLFSTGFGLLIMTAGCRSPINAKTWTRYHNAGIRAEEREDFLPAKQEYYRAYWIAQSGNLGPAAEAKALYDWARVTGYLGNYEEAELGFTNTLGVIQRGRGEADKLLSPTLCELARLFHDTQQFTKAVPIFKQAQNVLEQAGAPEMDPMGFAIFLDDYAESLRAAGLSSEATAITERSKAIREAHQGETPKRKPRRYAQSLVNREPTRANPPSSAGIKLLPINTKTKRQTLVGGSKTRNACRHLKSLTQTSAHKHFSCQSNLTNSNHRFSLKNEGNVFKHT; encoded by the coding sequence ATGAGATTTCTGACTTTCCTTTTCAGCACTGGATTTGGCTTGCTCATTATGACAGCGGGCTGCCGAAGCCCGATCAATGCTAAAACATGGACTCGATATCACAACGCGGGTATCCGCGCGGAGGAACGGGAAGATTTTTTACCAGCCAAACAGGAATATTACCGTGCGTATTGGATCGCGCAGTCCGGCAATCTGGGTCCCGCAGCAGAAGCGAAGGCGCTCTATGATTGGGCTCGTGTTACAGGGTATCTAGGGAATTATGAGGAGGCTGAGCTCGGCTTCACAAATACCTTGGGAGTGATCCAAAGAGGAAGAGGAGAAGCCGATAAGTTGCTCTCCCCCACCCTCTGCGAATTAGCTCGTTTATTCCACGACACGCAGCAATTCACGAAAGCCGTGCCCATTTTCAAGCAGGCGCAAAACGTATTGGAGCAGGCTGGCGCACCGGAGATGGATCCCATGGGATTTGCAATCTTTCTCGATGACTATGCGGAATCCCTCAGAGCTGCAGGGCTAAGCTCAGAGGCAACCGCGATTACCGAAAGGTCCAAAGCCATCAGAGAAGCGCATCAAGGAGAAACTCCAAAACGGAAGCCAAGGCGTTATGCTCAATCGCTAGTAAACAGGGAACCGACACGTGCAAATCCTCCTTCCAGCGCGGGGATAAAATTGCTTCCAATAAATACAAAAACAAAGCGGCAGACGCTAGTGGGTGGTTCGAAGACCCGTAACGCCTGCCGCCATCTCAAGAGTCTAACACAGACAAGCGCACATAAGCACTTTTCCTGCCAGAGCAACTTGACTAACTCGAATCATCGATTTTCCCTGAAAAATGAGGGAAATGTTTTTAAGCATACGTAA
- a CDS encoding GNAT family N-acetyltransferase, which translates to MQVIRCDASFSEPILNIFNDAILNSTALYDYKPRTLENMATWFDLKTKGNFPVIGLVTDAGELMGFGTYGTFRGFAGYKYTVEHSIYVDAKFRGQGLGKRLLQEIISAAQAQDYHVLIGVVDSANSASIALHKKFGFTHAGTIRQAGFKFNRWLDVDFYQLVLPTPGIPVES; encoded by the coding sequence ATGCAGGTAATTCGCTGCGATGCCTCATTTTCAGAGCCAATCCTTAACATCTTCAACGATGCTATTCTCAACTCCACTGCGCTCTACGATTATAAGCCGCGCACCCTTGAGAACATGGCGACCTGGTTTGATTTAAAAACCAAGGGAAACTTTCCCGTCATTGGATTGGTCACCGATGCCGGTGAACTGATGGGCTTCGGTACTTATGGCACCTTTCGAGGATTTGCTGGCTATAAATACACAGTTGAACATTCCATCTATGTTGACGCCAAGTTCCGCGGCCAAGGCTTGGGCAAACGGTTGCTGCAGGAGATCATTTCCGCCGCGCAGGCACAGGATTATCATGTTCTAATCGGTGTCGTCGATTCCGCAAATTCTGCCAGCATCGCCCTGCACAAAAAGTTCGGCTTCACCCACGCCGGCACCATTCGCCAGGCTGGGTTCAAATTCAATCGCTGGCTCGACGTCGATTTCTACCAACTCGTTCTCCCAACTCCGGGCATTCCAGTCGAGTCCTGA
- a CDS encoding toxin-antitoxin system YwqK family antitoxin — MKSQVQRLFHPNGVLRAEIPMQNGRPHGLKRHWHPNGVLAAEIPFENGLQHGVTRAWATDGRLLGEYSMEHGVGVHRDWYDNGILSQELDAYKGLPNGRQKCWDENGEFPLETYYIMGKKVSRKKYLEACKTDPKLPQYPEEKSA, encoded by the coding sequence ATGAAGTCACAAGTTCAGCGTCTATTTCACCCGAATGGAGTTTTGCGGGCCGAAATTCCCATGCAAAATGGCCGTCCACATGGGTTGAAAAGGCATTGGCATCCAAATGGAGTTCTTGCCGCTGAAATTCCTTTTGAGAATGGACTTCAACACGGTGTAACTCGGGCATGGGCTACGGATGGTAGGCTGCTTGGAGAATACTCCATGGAGCACGGTGTAGGAGTACACAGAGATTGGTACGATAACGGAATCCTTTCCCAAGAACTAGACGCTTACAAGGGATTACCGAATGGCCGACAGAAGTGTTGGGACGAAAACGGTGAGTTCCCTTTAGAGACTTATTATATAATGGGCAAAAAAGTATCCCGAAAGAAGTATCTTGAAGCATGCAAAACGGACCCCAAACTTCCTCAATATCCCGAAGAGAAATCCGCATAA
- a CDS encoding dipeptide epimerase, producing MQIKVSQFGLNLAHAWATAASSAKKSRIVTFVKLTSSDGAFGFGESAPSSRYGETLETVTAFLAKIDPKQLSFDDVPGSMAYLDKLSSGDFAAKAAVNIALWDGAGKKARKPIYDLLGLGFTENKHITSYTIGIDAPEIIRQKVLEAEQYPVLKLKVGDKNDRETMAILRSIAPAKTVRIDGNEGWKTKEEALKNIEWFAQDKNIEFVEQPMPADSNPKDLAWLKERSPLPLYADESFFAVADVSLCVDCFHGVNVKLVKTAGISGAYEALQAAKKAGLKRMIGCMVESSVLIGAGAHLAELADHLDIDTNLLITNDPFQGTTAEKGIISFAKASEPCGLRVKATPSFVM from the coding sequence ATGCAAATCAAAGTGTCGCAATTCGGCTTGAACCTTGCCCACGCGTGGGCCACCGCTGCCAGCTCGGCAAAAAAAAGCCGGATCGTTACTTTTGTTAAACTCACCTCTTCCGATGGCGCCTTCGGTTTTGGTGAATCTGCCCCTTCCAGTCGCTATGGCGAAACTCTCGAAACCGTCACCGCCTTTCTCGCCAAGATTGATCCCAAACAGCTCTCCTTCGATGACGTGCCTGGCAGCATGGCTTACCTTGATAAACTTTCATCGGGCGATTTTGCTGCGAAAGCAGCCGTCAACATTGCGCTGTGGGACGGCGCAGGAAAAAAGGCGCGCAAACCGATTTACGACTTGCTGGGACTTGGCTTTACCGAGAATAAACACATTACCTCCTACACCATCGGCATTGATGCTCCCGAAATCATCCGGCAAAAGGTTTTGGAAGCGGAACAATATCCCGTCCTTAAGCTCAAGGTGGGCGACAAAAACGATCGGGAAACAATGGCCATCCTGCGCTCAATCGCCCCTGCCAAAACCGTCCGTATCGATGGCAATGAAGGCTGGAAAACAAAAGAGGAGGCTTTGAAAAACATAGAGTGGTTTGCGCAGGACAAGAACATCGAGTTTGTCGAGCAGCCCATGCCGGCCGATAGCAACCCGAAGGACCTGGCCTGGCTGAAGGAACGTTCACCCTTGCCCCTGTATGCGGACGAGTCTTTTTTTGCGGTCGCCGATGTTTCCCTCTGTGTCGATTGCTTCCATGGTGTGAATGTGAAACTGGTCAAAACCGCTGGCATCAGCGGTGCCTATGAAGCCTTGCAAGCCGCCAAAAAGGCCGGCCTGAAACGCATGATTGGCTGCATGGTTGAATCCAGCGTCCTGATTGGTGCCGGTGCCCACCTCGCCGAACTGGCTGATCATCTCGACATCGATACTAACCTGCTTATCACGAACGATCCATTCCAAGGCACCACCGCCGAAAAAGGCATCATCTCCTTTGCCAAGGCATCTGAACCTTGTGGGCTGCGAGTCAAAGCAACGCCTAGTTTTGTGATGTAG
- a CDS encoding WXG100 family type VII secretion target: MPQAIMDPEEVRRFAEELKRFNADLQTKMGSLHARFASLGDTWQDQEHNKFSEEFKQTMKALKKFIDISNQHTPYLMRKAERIEEYLKQR; encoded by the coding sequence ATGCCGCAAGCAATAATGGATCCCGAAGAGGTCCGGCGTTTTGCCGAAGAGTTGAAGCGATTCAATGCCGACCTCCAGACTAAAATGGGTTCGCTGCACGCAAGGTTTGCGTCGCTGGGCGATACCTGGCAGGACCAGGAGCACAACAAATTCTCTGAGGAATTCAAGCAGACGATGAAGGCTTTGAAGAAGTTCATCGATATTTCCAACCAGCACACCCCCTACTTGATGCGGAAAGCGGAACGCATTGAAGAGTATTTAAAGCAACGCTAA
- a CDS encoding FtsK/SpoIIIE domain-containing protein — protein sequence MSSKFEVKNMVELLEELKSTVRDFGTREERVNHDLTVKLAKERRWNEEALQAQASQLAEDLASEDAKYRAAKEASETRYEQRKGRISRAHRSSKDHAMSATENETGSRKYVLQKKLMQLERDHDDGLDQTKKNFEEFSNNLAQELASLDELEKTARNSFSGYRGFVRLLLRAQKNIKVDQNRDEHQLLDEMRTLLGKANTDLKRFGGFILPLLFRFLPVWLLLIASLAPALLQHFGVIHISQTEGIGYTAGAIVLVLVLYFMGKQRAKPLAATIANALGRARTLHSVCLEKSENTYSQEMSRVETEFKEGRGAVDKEYKSAIREDERLRVSRAQEVDQRKLEASARNMALRRMNLERLERAHQATGERLNNEAEAAKKKLAASLVEKETRHNAEHCAHWENLESEWKTKVQPIYDAIGAANKLAEKVSPPWSPKVVETWTPPIEFSQAAEFAHFEVEVEKLAEVTPKDTRLALPGPARFSAPLFLTYPNHGSILFETSESGRDDIIGALNNITLRLLSNAPAGKANFTIIDPVGLGKNFSGLMHLADYEDRIINNRIWTQPAQIEEKLAELNEHMEKIIQMYLRNEYETIAEYNAQAGNMAEKYHFLVIADFPVNFGEIAIKRLLSIAASGARCGVYTLIHWDQRQPAPHNFVADELRKHSTCITRRANDCVLQNRSIPGAKLVLDAPPATELATDLIHKIGKSSKDSSRIEVPFSQVAPSETEIWSEDTTSELQVPIGRTGATKLQYLAIGKGTRQHALVAGKTGSGKSTLFHVIITNLALWCSPDQVEFYLIDFKKGVEFKCYAANRLPHARVVAIESDREFGLSVLQRVDDELRRRGDLFRKLGAQDIAGYKKAGGTEPMPRSLLMIDEFQELFVEEDRVSQSASVLLDRIVRQGRAFGIHVILGSQTLGGAYTVARTTLGQMVIRIALQCNEADAYLIMDDSNPAPRLLSRPGEGIYNDAAGALEGNSPFQAVWISDDDRDHHLERVRERADRSNKRYPDPIVFEGNTPGSVRENPLLRDLLEAENITRTRTARIWLGSPNAIKGPTEVVFEKQSGNNLLIVGQREEATLSILSVGLVALAAQYPAGAVRIFVFSGNPPESPEREFLERIIQAIPHKITLVKNTEVAQIMNELATDMKKRAEDEQSAHGPDTFLIFHDLQKFTKLRYEEDFSFSASEETTANPSMQLNNIVSEGSSLGFHVIASCDSYNNVNRFFSRKALTGFEMRVLFQMSANDSASLIDSPKASTLGLHRALYYNEQQGYMEVFRPYALPDNGWIEDAGTKLGKILKLK from the coding sequence GTGAGTAGCAAATTTGAAGTAAAAAACATGGTCGAACTGCTCGAAGAATTGAAGAGCACAGTTCGCGATTTCGGCACCCGGGAAGAGCGGGTCAACCACGATCTGACGGTCAAACTGGCCAAGGAGCGCCGGTGGAACGAGGAGGCGCTCCAAGCGCAGGCTTCACAGTTAGCCGAAGATTTGGCGAGTGAGGATGCCAAGTACCGGGCCGCGAAGGAGGCCAGTGAAACCCGCTACGAGCAGCGCAAAGGACGCATTTCCCGGGCGCATCGCTCCAGCAAGGATCATGCGATGTCGGCCACGGAAAATGAGACCGGGTCCAGAAAATATGTGCTTCAAAAAAAGTTGATGCAATTGGAGCGCGATCACGATGACGGCCTGGATCAGACCAAAAAGAATTTTGAAGAATTTAGCAACAACCTCGCGCAAGAGTTGGCCAGCCTGGACGAGTTGGAGAAAACTGCCCGGAATTCCTTTAGCGGTTATCGGGGATTTGTGCGCCTTCTCCTGCGCGCGCAGAAAAACATCAAGGTTGATCAGAACCGGGATGAGCATCAGTTGCTTGATGAAATGCGGACGTTACTTGGCAAAGCGAATACCGACCTCAAGCGGTTCGGCGGATTCATCCTGCCATTGCTGTTCCGTTTTCTACCCGTCTGGCTGCTACTGATAGCTTCTTTGGCACCAGCGTTGTTGCAGCATTTCGGAGTAATCCATATCTCTCAAACGGAAGGAATTGGTTATACAGCAGGAGCGATAGTGCTGGTGTTGGTGCTTTATTTCATGGGGAAGCAAAGGGCCAAACCACTGGCTGCCACAATTGCCAATGCGCTTGGCAGGGCCAGAACGCTGCACAGTGTGTGCCTGGAAAAATCTGAAAACACTTATTCGCAGGAAATGTCCCGCGTCGAGACGGAATTCAAGGAAGGAAGAGGCGCGGTGGACAAGGAGTATAAAAGTGCGATCAGGGAAGACGAGCGACTGCGAGTCTCTCGTGCCCAGGAGGTGGACCAGCGAAAACTGGAGGCTTCTGCGCGGAACATGGCCTTGCGCCGGATGAATCTCGAGCGACTTGAGCGCGCACATCAAGCAACCGGCGAACGATTAAACAACGAGGCAGAAGCTGCAAAGAAAAAATTGGCTGCTTCACTGGTCGAAAAAGAAACCAGACACAATGCCGAGCATTGTGCTCACTGGGAGAATTTGGAATCGGAATGGAAGACGAAGGTTCAGCCCATCTATGATGCGATTGGTGCCGCGAACAAATTGGCCGAAAAGGTTTCTCCGCCATGGAGCCCTAAGGTCGTGGAAACCTGGACACCTCCAATTGAATTTTCACAAGCCGCGGAATTTGCACACTTTGAGGTAGAGGTGGAAAAACTTGCGGAAGTTACCCCCAAAGACACCCGTTTGGCCCTACCTGGACCGGCACGTTTTTCCGCCCCCCTCTTTCTCACTTACCCAAATCACGGCTCAATTCTCTTCGAGACAAGTGAGTCGGGACGCGATGACATTATTGGAGCACTCAACAACATTACCTTACGCCTGTTGTCGAATGCTCCAGCAGGAAAGGCGAATTTCACCATCATTGACCCGGTTGGTTTGGGCAAAAACTTTTCCGGCCTGATGCATTTGGCGGATTACGAGGATCGCATCATCAATAACCGCATCTGGACTCAGCCAGCTCAAATTGAGGAAAAGCTGGCCGAGCTGAATGAGCACATGGAAAAGATCATTCAGATGTATTTACGCAATGAGTATGAAACTATTGCGGAATACAATGCTCAGGCTGGCAACATGGCGGAGAAATACCATTTCCTCGTGATCGCGGATTTTCCGGTAAATTTTGGTGAGATTGCGATCAAACGATTGCTCAGCATTGCTGCCAGCGGGGCTCGTTGCGGAGTGTACACGTTGATCCATTGGGATCAACGGCAACCCGCGCCACACAATTTTGTCGCGGACGAACTACGAAAGCACAGCACCTGCATCACTCGCCGCGCCAATGATTGTGTTCTGCAGAACAGGAGCATTCCGGGAGCAAAGCTGGTTCTCGATGCGCCGCCAGCGACTGAGCTCGCCACTGATTTGATTCATAAAATCGGCAAGAGCAGCAAGGATTCCAGCCGTATTGAAGTGCCGTTTTCCCAAGTTGCTCCTTCAGAAACTGAGATCTGGAGCGAAGATACCACCTCTGAATTACAAGTGCCCATCGGCCGGACCGGAGCTACCAAGCTGCAATACCTCGCCATCGGTAAAGGCACACGTCAACATGCGCTGGTTGCCGGCAAAACCGGATCAGGCAAGTCCACGCTGTTCCATGTCATCATCACCAACCTTGCCTTGTGGTGCAGTCCCGACCAGGTGGAGTTTTATCTCATCGACTTTAAAAAGGGTGTTGAGTTCAAATGCTATGCGGCAAACCGATTGCCACACGCACGAGTGGTCGCGATTGAGAGTGATCGGGAATTTGGATTGAGCGTGCTGCAGCGGGTTGATGATGAGTTGCGGCGACGTGGCGATCTTTTCCGAAAACTCGGAGCACAGGATATTGCGGGTTATAAAAAAGCCGGCGGCACTGAGCCGATGCCTCGCTCGCTCTTGATGATTGACGAGTTCCAGGAACTTTTCGTGGAGGAAGACAGGGTTTCACAATCGGCATCCGTTCTGCTTGATCGCATTGTTCGCCAGGGCCGTGCTTTTGGCATTCATGTGATACTTGGATCGCAAACGCTGGGTGGCGCCTATACTGTGGCGCGCACAACGTTGGGGCAGATGGTCATTCGCATCGCGCTGCAATGTAACGAAGCCGATGCTTATCTCATCATGGATGACAGTAATCCAGCACCGCGCCTGCTTTCCCGCCCGGGCGAAGGCATTTACAACGACGCGGCTGGAGCCCTGGAAGGCAACAGCCCCTTCCAGGCGGTTTGGATATCCGATGATGACCGGGATCATCATTTGGAAAGGGTGCGGGAACGGGCTGATCGCAGCAACAAGCGTTATCCAGACCCAATTGTCTTTGAGGGCAACACTCCAGGCAGTGTGCGCGAGAACCCGTTATTACGAGACCTGCTCGAAGCCGAAAACATCACCCGCACCCGCACCGCCCGCATCTGGTTGGGTTCACCGAATGCCATCAAAGGGCCCACCGAAGTGGTATTCGAAAAACAGAGTGGAAATAATCTGCTCATTGTAGGGCAGCGCGAGGAAGCAACCTTGTCGATTCTTTCAGTCGGCTTGGTGGCGCTGGCGGCACAGTATCCGGCTGGAGCGGTGCGAATCTTTGTGTTTAGTGGCAATCCACCTGAGTCGCCAGAACGTGAGTTTCTGGAACGTATCATTCAGGCCATCCCGCACAAAATCACTCTGGTCAAAAATACCGAGGTTGCACAAATCATGAACGAGCTCGCGACCGATATGAAGAAACGGGCGGAGGATGAGCAGTCGGCACACGGACCGGACACTTTCCTGATTTTTCACGACTTGCAGAAATTCACCAAGCTCCGTTATGAAGAGGATTTCAGTTTTTCCGCGAGCGAGGAAACTACTGCAAATCCAAGCATGCAATTGAACAACATTGTTTCTGAAGGCAGCAGCCTTGGATTCCATGTAATCGCCTCTTGTGACTCTTACAACAATGTGAATCGCTTCTTCAGTCGCAAGGCTTTGACCGGATTCGAAATGCGTGTGCTTTTCCAAATGAGCGCAAACGACTCCGCCAGCCTGATAGACTCACCCAAGGCGAGCACGCTGGGATTGCATCGCGCCCTTTACTACAACGAGCAGCAAGGCTACATGGAAGTATTTCGTCCTTACGCACTTCCCGACAACGGCTGGATTGAAGATGCAGGAACTAAACTGGGAAAAATTCTCAAACTCAAATAG
- a CDS encoding DEAD/DEAH box helicase, giving the protein MTTKLFSELGLSAELQKAIDKMGFEQASPIQAEAIPVLLQGRDVVGQSQTGSGKTAAFAVPAIEKVDPQNRSVQILILCPTRELAVQVSEEVHKLSIFKRGIHALPIYGGQSYERQFMGLRQGAQIVIGTPGRVMDHMRRGTLRLDQVKMVILDEADVMLDMGFREDIEFILQAVPTERQTVFFSATMPRPIQELIQKYARDPQSVRIEQKAMTVPTVEQFFYEVDRRFKVELLTRLIDIHDLKLGIVFCNTKRMVDDLVDHLNAQGYSADRLHGDMSQAMRDRVMNKFRKSGLEFLVATDVAARGIDVDDVQVVFNYDLPYDAEDYVHRIGRTGRAGRSGRAISFVAGRELFQIQHIERFTKMKIQRAKIPTADEVETARANVFLDKLRGLLQGGEYKKQDHLVSILLEEGFNSTDIASALIHQLQAGEAAPAKTQREEERERPERPTFRERRDDRHDGRADRPSRFSERREERPRRPDFSREARPEPVRHSAPLPKVERKPIIAKPEHRKEQAPASAPAATEAKPAPVPPSEPSRPKPAQQFPFAERREKVFQKAAPAPKHSRRTPDDFTRLYMSVGGEMGVGAGDVVGAILGETGLPAKVVGTVDVRERHLFVDVASEHANSIISKLNRSRIKNQKLKVKLA; this is encoded by the coding sequence ATGACGACGAAATTATTTTCTGAACTGGGGCTTTCTGCTGAATTGCAGAAAGCGATTGATAAGATGGGATTTGAGCAGGCTTCACCGATTCAAGCTGAGGCAATTCCTGTGCTGTTGCAGGGGCGCGATGTGGTTGGTCAGTCACAGACCGGATCGGGCAAGACTGCGGCGTTCGCCGTGCCCGCCATCGAAAAGGTCGACCCGCAGAATCGGTCGGTTCAGATATTGATTTTATGCCCAACACGCGAGTTGGCGGTCCAGGTTTCCGAGGAAGTCCATAAGCTTTCCATTTTCAAGCGGGGCATTCATGCATTACCAATTTATGGTGGCCAATCTTATGAGCGCCAGTTCATGGGCTTGAGGCAGGGCGCCCAGATCGTCATCGGCACGCCAGGCAGGGTCATGGACCATATGCGTCGGGGCACGTTAAGGCTGGACCAGGTTAAAATGGTAATTCTGGATGAAGCCGACGTTATGTTGGACATGGGTTTTCGGGAAGATATTGAGTTTATTCTCCAGGCGGTGCCAACCGAACGGCAAACGGTGTTTTTTTCCGCCACCATGCCGCGGCCCATCCAGGAATTGATTCAAAAATATGCCCGTGATCCGCAATCCGTGCGCATCGAGCAAAAGGCCATGACGGTGCCTACGGTGGAGCAGTTCTTTTATGAGGTGGATCGCCGGTTCAAGGTTGAGTTGCTTACACGTTTGATTGATATCCACGATCTGAAGTTGGGAATTGTTTTCTGCAACACCAAACGCATGGTGGACGATCTGGTGGATCATTTGAATGCGCAGGGTTACTCCGCAGACAGGCTGCATGGCGATATGAGCCAGGCCATGCGCGATCGGGTAATGAATAAATTTCGCAAATCCGGTTTGGAATTTCTGGTTGCCACCGACGTGGCGGCACGCGGCATTGATGTCGACGATGTGCAGGTGGTGTTCAACTACGATCTGCCGTACGATGCTGAGGATTATGTGCATCGCATCGGCCGCACAGGCAGAGCAGGGCGGAGTGGGCGGGCCATCTCGTTTGTTGCCGGGCGTGAGTTGTTTCAGATTCAGCATATTGAGCGATTTACGAAAATGAAAATTCAACGCGCGAAAATACCGACTGCCGATGAGGTGGAAACGGCGCGCGCAAATGTATTCCTGGACAAGCTCCGAGGGTTGTTGCAGGGCGGGGAATACAAGAAACAGGATCATTTGGTTTCCATTCTGCTGGAGGAAGGCTTCAATTCGACCGATATCGCTTCCGCACTGATTCACCAGTTGCAGGCTGGAGAGGCGGCGCCTGCGAAGACTCAACGCGAAGAAGAGCGCGAACGACCGGAACGCCCAACCTTTCGTGAAAGAAGAGATGACCGACATGATGGGCGAGCGGACCGTCCTTCTCGTTTTTCTGAGCGTCGGGAAGAACGTCCTCGAAGGCCGGATTTTTCAAGGGAAGCCAGGCCGGAGCCGGTGCGGCATAGCGCCCCACTGCCAAAGGTGGAACGTAAGCCGATTATCGCCAAGCCCGAGCATCGTAAGGAGCAGGCACCTGCATCTGCACCCGCTGCAACAGAAGCAAAACCCGCTCCTGTGCCACCGAGTGAACCGTCTCGTCCAAAGCCGGCACAGCAGTTTCCTTTTGCCGAGCGTCGGGAGAAGGTATTTCAAAAAGCTGCTCCAGCACCCAAACATAGCCGTCGAACCCCGGATGATTTTACCCGCCTTTATATGAGCGTAGGTGGGGAAATGGGGGTTGGGGCAGGGGATGTGGTCGGAGCCATTCTTGGAGAAACCGGGTTGCCTGCCAAAGTAGTTGGCACCGTCGACGTTCGCGAGCGGCATCTATTTGTGGACGTTGCTTCAGAACACGCCAACAGTATCATTTCCAAACTCAACCGCAGTCGCATTAAGAATCAAAAGCTAAAGGTAAAATTAGCATAG
- a CDS encoding type II secretion system protein: MEKESSRLGRKGFTLIELLVVIAIIAILAGLLLPALAKAKEKGQGIRCLANMKQMTLAWIMYTDDFNGNLPPNPNGLTAKGWVDGWQDFTVNNLDNTNVILLRESKLGPYCNKSTGIYKCPADVYTCKIGTTQLPRVRSNSMNGFLEGGAYDSVKTGPRDSSVWYPTYRAYNKMADITNPNPADLFVFVDEHPDSINDGWLITNPTDPNNWVDLPASYHNAACGFSFADGHADVHRWLEGTTCVPVKKVTVNSYPAPNSRDIKWMVQHATALR; encoded by the coding sequence ATGGAAAAGGAGTCAAGCAGGCTTGGTAGAAAGGGGTTTACGCTCATAGAATTGCTCGTGGTGATAGCGATCATTGCGATTCTAGCCGGGCTGCTCCTGCCTGCATTGGCCAAGGCCAAGGAGAAAGGCCAGGGCATCCGATGCCTTGCCAACATGAAGCAAATGACGCTTGCCTGGATCATGTACACTGATGATTTTAATGGCAATCTGCCTCCCAACCCCAATGGCCTAACGGCGAAAGGGTGGGTCGATGGTTGGCAGGATTTTACAGTGAACAACCTTGATAACACCAACGTGATCCTGCTCAGGGAATCGAAACTTGGACCATACTGCAATAAATCAACAGGAATTTATAAATGTCCGGCCGACGTTTATACCTGTAAAATTGGCACCACCCAGTTGCCTCGTGTTCGCAGCAATTCAATGAATGGTTTTCTGGAAGGTGGAGCCTATGATTCAGTCAAAACAGGACCTAGAGACAGTTCGGTCTGGTATCCTACCTACAGGGCTTATAATAAAATGGCAGATATCACCAATCCGAATCCGGCGGATTTGTTTGTGTTTGTTGACGAGCACCCTGACAGCATCAACGACGGCTGGTTGATAACCAATCCCACAGATCCGAATAACTGGGTTGATCTCCCTGCCAGTTATCATAATGCGGCATGCGGCTTTAGCTTCGCCGATGGTCATGCTGATGTGCATCGATGGTTGGAAGGCACCACCTGTGTGCCGGTGAAAAAGGTTACAGTTAACTCGTATCCGGCACCCAACAGTCGCGACATAAAGTGGATGGTTCAGCACGCGACGGCGTTAAGGTAG
- a CDS encoding NUDIX hydrolase — translation MSKISAGLLMYRTLEGRLEVLLVHPGGPFWRNKDAGAWSIPKGETDPGEDSLLAAKREFQEETGTKPQGTFISLGNTTLKSGKIVHAWTFEGNCDPAAIKSNTVKIEWPPKSGKLQEFPEVDKAAFWSVAEARVKINPAQIKFLERLEVIANKASWKTSV, via the coding sequence ATGTCGAAAATTAGTGCTGGTCTTTTGATGTACCGTACCCTGGAGGGCAGACTTGAAGTTCTGCTTGTCCATCCAGGCGGCCCCTTTTGGCGCAACAAGGATGCAGGAGCCTGGTCCATTCCCAAAGGTGAAACTGATCCGGGTGAAGATTCCCTTTTGGCAGCAAAACGCGAATTTCAGGAAGAAACAGGAACAAAACCTCAAGGAACGTTTATCTCTTTGGGGAACACCACTCTAAAATCCGGCAAGATTGTGCATGCCTGGACTTTTGAAGGAAACTGCGACCCCGCCGCCATCAAGAGTAACACAGTAAAAATAGAGTGGCCTCCAAAGTCTGGAAAGCTTCAAGAGTTTCCTGAGGTAGACAAGGCCGCCTTCTGGTCAGTCGCCGAGGCAAGGGTTAAAATCAATCCAGCCCAAATAAAATTCCTGGAAAGACTCGAAGTGATCGCCAACAAGGCCTCATGGAAAACGTCTGTTTGA